One Streptococcus gallolyticus subsp. gallolyticus DSM 16831 DNA window includes the following coding sequences:
- a CDS encoding nuclear transport factor 2 family protein, whose protein sequence is MVEVVQKLSEKILAAIQTGNLQTVDSLISNNAVFVHMGVCLDKKGEFEAIEKGLIAVKKIDVAEEKTILSGATTIILRKLQLTAVVQGNEVTNPFVVAETYTKDNVGNWLLMSTTYTRIAIDYDDYHI, encoded by the coding sequence ATGGTCGAAGTAGTACAAAAATTATCAGAGAAAATCTTAGCTGCAATTCAGACAGGAAATTTACAAACAGTAGATAGTCTCATCTCAAATAATGCTGTATTTGTACACATGGGTGTTTGCCTTGATAAAAAAGGTGAATTTGAAGCTATTGAGAAGGGCTTAATTGCAGTCAAAAAGATTGATGTTGCTGAAGAAAAAACGATTCTTAGCGGAGCAACAACCATTATTCTTAGAAAATTGCAATTAACAGCAGTAGTGCAAGGAAATGAAGTGACCAATCCTTTTGTTGTTGCGGAAACGTACACCAAAGACAATGTAGGAAATTGGTTGCTGATGTCAACGACCTATACTCGTATCGCTATCGACTACGACGATTATCATATTTAG
- a CDS encoding magnesium transporter CorA family protein, whose protein sequence is MAITKEMLGDRLTWVAIDSDKISQTSNLYAEYGIDEELISYALDRNERAHMEYDWQTETMIIIYNVLNRTKEDNHYETIPITFVVRGDQLITIFNSDNAYIVDLMRHYLQRRPDVSIYKFLFMSLFLIAEAYFPYLEEMDKSTSQLNRRLRQRTTKKDLLGLSDIETGMVYLVSASNQNVILLEQLKGQAFYKQLNNIEKEQLEDSLIEARQLSSMTQVNAQVLQQLSGSYNNILNNNLNDNMTTLTIISVVLAVFAVITGFFGMNVPLPWINDKHAWVTIIVICIVLWLLIVALLRYMIYRKS, encoded by the coding sequence ATGGCAATTACAAAAGAAATGTTAGGCGACCGTTTGACTTGGGTGGCAATTGATTCTGATAAGATTAGTCAAACATCTAACTTGTATGCTGAATATGGCATTGATGAAGAATTGATTTCTTATGCCTTGGATAGAAATGAACGTGCGCATATGGAGTATGATTGGCAAACCGAAACCATGATTATCATTTACAATGTGCTAAATCGAACCAAAGAAGATAATCATTACGAGACAATTCCGATAACTTTTGTCGTTCGGGGTGACCAGTTAATCACGATTTTTAATTCAGATAATGCCTACATTGTTGATTTAATGCGACATTATTTACAAAGACGTCCTGATGTTTCCATTTATAAATTCCTTTTTATGAGTTTATTTCTTATCGCGGAAGCGTATTTCCCATATTTGGAAGAAATGGATAAAAGCACCAGTCAATTAAATCGTCGTTTACGTCAACGGACCACCAAGAAAGATTTGCTAGGGCTTTCTGATATTGAAACAGGAATGGTTTACCTCGTTTCTGCCTCTAATCAAAACGTCATTCTTCTTGAACAACTTAAAGGTCAAGCTTTTTATAAGCAACTAAATAATATTGAAAAAGAGCAATTGGAAGATTCGCTGATTGAAGCACGCCAATTATCCAGCATGACACAGGTCAATGCGCAAGTCTTACAACAATTATCAGGAAGCTATAACAACATTTTGAACAATAATCTAAATGATAATATGACAACATTGACGATTATATCAGTTGTTTTAGCAGTATTTGCAGTTATTACTGGATTTTTCGGAATGAATGTGCCTTTGCCATGGATAAATGATAAACACGCTTGGGTAACTATTATTGTGATTTGTATTGTCCTTTGGCTTCTCATTGTGGCACTTTTACGTTATATGATATACCGAAAATCTTAA
- a CDS encoding aldo/keto reductase — MIQQPTITLNNGVKMPMVGFGVFQIPDPDVCQKAVEEAIKTGYRLIDTAEAYGNEEAVGKAIKASGVPREELFITTKAFIQHINYEGAKEAFEESLRKLDTDYIDLYLLHQPVGDTFGAWRALEELYKDGKIRAIGVSNFEDGQLANLAIFNDVIPAVNQIELHVFNQKDDSVAYQASKGVQVESWGAFAEGRFDVFNNPVLKAIADKYGKTTAQVMLRWQLQRGIVSLSKSAKPERIRQNFDIFDFELSDDDMAQIKTLNTNTTVFADHHEAATFELLAGFVGKSF; from the coding sequence AACGGCGTTAAAATGCCCATGGTCGGCTTTGGTGTTTTCCAAATTCCTGACCCAGATGTTTGTCAAAAAGCTGTCGAAGAAGCCATCAAAACAGGCTACCGTTTAATCGACACCGCAGAAGCTTATGGCAACGAAGAAGCCGTCGGCAAAGCTATCAAAGCTTCAGGTGTTCCGCGTGAAGAACTCTTTATCACAACAAAAGCTTTCATTCAACACATTAATTACGAAGGTGCCAAGGAGGCTTTTGAAGAATCGCTGCGCAAACTTGATACTGATTACATCGACCTTTATTTGCTTCACCAACCCGTGGGCGATACTTTTGGGGCATGGCGTGCGCTGGAAGAACTTTACAAAGACGGAAAAATTCGTGCCATTGGTGTATCAAATTTCGAAGATGGCCAATTAGCTAACCTTGCTATTTTCAATGATGTCATTCCTGCTGTAAATCAGATTGAACTTCATGTCTTTAATCAAAAAGATGATTCTGTCGCTTACCAAGCGTCTAAAGGTGTTCAAGTTGAAAGCTGGGGTGCTTTTGCTGAAGGACGATTTGATGTCTTTAACAACCCTGTTCTAAAAGCTATCGCTGATAAATACGGCAAAACAACAGCACAAGTGATGCTTCGCTGGCAATTACAACGTGGTATCGTTAGCTTATCAAAATCGGCCAAACCAGAACGTATCCGCCAAAATTTTGATATTTTTGACTTCGAATTATCTGACGACGACATGGCACAAATCAAAACACTCAATACGAATACAACTGTCTTTGCAGACCACCACGAAGCCGCAACGTTTGAACTCCTAGCGGGTTTTGTCGGAAAATCGTTTTAA